A window from Theobroma cacao cultivar B97-61/B2 chromosome 3, Criollo_cocoa_genome_V2, whole genome shotgun sequence encodes these proteins:
- the LOC18604691 gene encoding uncharacterized protein LOC18604691: MAEKEASLEPNEINLPAEDMDLETLASSAQNPEGGDDVDGVNNGNTNSKRGREEDCEENDDLSKKQKVEKSVEEERMEKESRSSESCPAHLGPKEFGSSMEMFDYFYNLLHYWPTQLNLNKYEHMVLLDLLKKGHLEPGKKIGSGIRAFQIRNHPMWKSKCFFVIRDDETIDDFSFRKCVDHILPLPEEMKIKLDANRALASGGWKGRGGKGGGRGRGRGGKSRN, translated from the exons ATGGCAGAGAAAGAGGCATCGCTGGAGCCCAACGAGATCAACCTACCAGCTGAAGACATGGATCTTGAAACCCTTGCCTCCTCCGCCCAAAACCCCGAAGGTGGAGATGATGTCGACGGGGTCAACAACGGCAACACAAACTCGAAGCGTGGGAGAGAAGAAGACTGCGAAGAAAACGATGACTTATCCAAGAAACAGAAGGTGGAGAAGTCCGTGGAGGAAGAAAGGATGGAGAAAGAGTCAAGGTCGTCCGAGTCGTGTCCAGCCCACCTGGGCCCAAAGGAGTTTGGGTCGTCCATGGAGATGTTCGATTACTTTTACAATTTGCTTCATTATTGGCCTACTCAACTCAACCTTAACAAG TATGAGCATATGGTGTTACTCGACTTGCTTAAGAAAGGTCATCTAGAACCTGGCAAAAAGATTGGTAGTGGGATCAGAGCTTTCCAAATTCGAAATCATCCAATGTGGAAAAGTAAATGTTTCTTTGTCATTAGGGATGATGAAACTATTGATGATTTTAGCTTTAGGAAGTGTGTTGATCATATACTTCCCCTGCCAGAAGAGATGAAGATAAAACTTGATGCAAACAGGGCATTGGCCAGTGGGGGTTGGAAAGGACGTGGTGGAAAAGGAGGTGGACGAGGCCGTGGAAGAGGTGGTAAGTCAAGAAACTAA
- the LOC18604693 gene encoding uncharacterized protein LOC18604693, whose amino-acid sequence MKSAIKEWKNKELGNTQHKIQILEDEIKLKYTDIQERGERERLRDELIVRKGELWALYQKEEREWMWKSRTKWVGERDRNTRYFHAMASSRMRVNRMDKIKGMDGMKETPEAIKGEVEKHFQKLYGEKEVLELIKLDYNFEKLKSDSASFLERPFKEEKVWGTIQGCNGNKAPRSDDIT is encoded by the coding sequence atgaagTCTGCAATCAAAGaatggaaaaacaaagaacTTGGAAATACTCagcataaaattcaaatactaGAGGATGAAATCAAATTGAAGTATACAGATATCCAAGAAAGAGGGGAAAGGGAAAGATTGAGAGACGAGCTAATTGTAAGAAAAGGGGAGTTATGGGCTTTAtatcaaaaagaagaaagagaatggATGTGGAAATCAAGAACTAAGTGGGTGGGCGAAAGAGACCGAAACACAAGATACTTCCATGCAATGGCTTCATCAAGAATGAGAGTGAATAGAATGGACAAAATAAAAGGGATGGATGGGATGAAGGAAACACCAGAAGCGATCAAAGGTGAAGTGGAAAAACATTTCCAAAAGCTGTATGGTGAAAAAGAAGtattggagttgataaaactTGACTACAACTTTGAGAAACTGAAATCTGACTCAGCTAGCTTCCTTGAGAGGCCctttaaggaagaaaaggtgTGGGGTACTATCCAAGGATGCAATGGGAATAAAGCCCCGAGATCGGACGATATAACTTAA
- the LOC18604694 gene encoding glycine-rich RNA-binding protein RZ1A codes for MPEEVEYRCFIGNLSWSTSDRGLKDAFEKFGNLLEAKVVVDKFSGRSRGFGFVTFDDKTAMEEAIEAMNGMDLDGRNITVDRAQPHQGSGRDYDGDRNRDRVRDRDRNRSYDGGRGSNGGECFKCGKPGHFARECPSEGARGGKYGGRGDRYGGGGGGGGGSRYGPDRNGDRFGGRSRDAGGRGGPGGDRHNRDRSGPYERRGTGGQRSG; via the exons ATGCCAGAAGAGGTAGAGTACCGCTGTTTTATTGGTAACCTTTCATGGTCAACATCAGATAGGGGTTTAAAAGATGCATTTGAAAAGTTTGGAAATCTTCTTGAGGCAAAG GTAGTTGTTGACAAGTTTTCTGGCCGTTCTCGTGGATTTGGATTTGTCACTTTTGATGATAAAACAGCAATGGAAGAAGCTATTGAAGCAATGAATGGAATGGATTTGGATGGGCGGAATATAACTGTTGATAGAGCTCAGCCTCATCAGGGGTCAGGGAGAGATTATGATGGTGATCGTAACCGCGATCGTGTACGTGATCGCGATCGTAACCGGAGTTATGATGGTGGACGTGGATCTAATGGTGGGGAGTGTTTTAAGTGTGGGAAACCTGGACACTTTGCTAGAGAGTGTCCTAGTGAAGGGGCTAGGGGAGGCAAGTATGGTGGTAGGGGGGATCGTTATGGTGGCGGCGGTGGCGGCGGCGGCGGCAGTCGTTATGGTCCTGATCGTAATGGAGATCGGTTTGGTGGGCGCAGCAGGGATGCAGGTGGTCGTGGGGGTCCTGGAGGTGATAGACACAATCGTGATCGTTCTGGACCGTATGAGCGTCGTGGAACAGGAGGTCAACGTTCTGGATAA